One Solanum lycopersicum chromosome 4, SLM_r2.1 DNA window includes the following coding sequences:
- the 5PT2 gene encoding inositol-1,4,5-triphosphate-5-phosphatase isoform X3: protein MRESSRQQHQTQLFWPRVVMRKWLNISAKDSDYSADPDSDVGSDSGSDSDQEFCDWPRQSGLNDAKDGKVGIDDALPKIRRRKSETFRAQYINAKEIRVCVGTWNVAGRFPPEDLELDSWLDVNEPADIYVIGFQEVIPLNAGNIFGAEDNRPISVWEDIIRESLNKVSPVNKFKSFSDPPSPSRFRPSEDAPDIEEEIAFESDSGSEEEIVPINEECNDFVEIKDGCIMEDHKIVKNDVAVLNNTWGLEPINEEFQKQFPSSKKLDRLNCFRPDEEEEETGESNLQFAKKLTKTLSGTERIGLCWPEKPLDLLGQHVSERPGSFKSMKSLKASKSFNTYSSFKLTVNGQNRTQSDANLLAGLDLEALINRKRKPSYVRIVSKQMVGVFLSVWVRRGLRKHIQNLNVSTVGVGVMGYIGNKGSVSVSMSIYQTFFCFVCTHLTSGEKETDVVKRNTDVHEIHRRTHFNAFSLIGLPKSIHDHERIIWLGDLNYRINLPYNRTRELIAKKDWCKLIEYDQLSKEFKKGRAFDGWSEGTLNFPPTYKYEVNSEKYCGEDPKAGRRNPAWCDRILSFGKGIRLLRYGRSELKFSDHRPVSATYMVEVEVFSPRKLQRALTFTDAEIAKEEIVTNMGLENGMSRFISDQGESCWMR, encoded by the exons atgagagaGAGCTCAAGGCAACAGCATCAAACTCAG CTTTTTTGGCCGCGAGTGGTGATGCGTAAATGGCTCAATATTAGTGCTAAGGATTCCGATTACAGTGCTGACCCTGACTCTGATGTCGGCTCCGATTCCGGTTCCGATTCCGACCAAG AATTCTGTGACTGGCCGAGGCAGTCGGGGCTGAACGATGCAAAAGACGGGAAAGTTGGAATTGATG ATGCTCTTCCAAAAATAAGAAGGCGAAAATCAGAAACATTTAGGGCACAGTATATTAACGCTAAAGAAATTAG AGTATGTGTCGGCACATGGAACGTTGCAGGAAGATTTCCTCCAGAAGATCTTGAACTTGATAGCTGGTTGGATGTTAATGAGCCTGCTGACATCTATGTGATTGG ATTTCAGGAAGTTATACCTTTAAATGCTGGCAACATATTTGGTGCTGAAGATAACCGCCCAATTTCAGTTTGGGAGGACATCATTCGCGAAAGTCTGAATAAAGTCTCACCAGTGAATAAGTTTAAATCCTTTAGTGATCCTCCTTCTCCATCAAGGTTTAGGCCATCCGAAGATGCCCctgatatagaagaagaaattgcttTTGAATCTGACAGTGGCAGTGAGGAGGAAATTGTCCCAATAAATGAAGAGTGCAATGACTTTGTTGAAATCAAGGATGGATGTATCATGGAGGATCATAAGATTGTGAAAAATGATGTAGCTGTTTTGAACAATACTTGGGGTTTGGAGCCAATCAATGAGGAGTTTCAAAAGCAATTTCCTTCTTCAAAAAAGCTAGACAGGCTGAATTGCTTTAGACCAGACgaggaggaagaagaaacaGGAGAATCAAATTTACAGTTTGccaaaaaattgacaaaaacaCTTAGTGGGACAGAAAGAATTGGTCTTTGCTGGCCAGAGAAACCATTGGATCTTCTGGGCCAACATGTTTCAGAAAGACCTGGTTCCTTCAAATCAATGAAATCATTGAAAGCTTCTAAATCTTTTAACACTTACAGTTCTTTTAAGTTGACTGTTAATGGTCAGAATAGAACACAATCAGATGCAAATCTGCTTGCAGGACTAGACCTTGAAGCTTTGATTAATAGGAAAAGGAAACCATCTTATGTGAGGATTGTGAGCAAGCAAATGGTTGGAGTTTTTCTTAGCGTATGGGTTCGTAGGGGCCTAAGAAAGCATATACAGAATTTGAATGTATCTACAGTCGGTGTTGGAGTAATGGGCTACATAGGTAACAAG GGATCAGTATCTGTGAGCATGTCAATATATCAGACTTTCTTTTGCTTTGTCTGTACTCACCTTACATCGGGTGAGAAGGAGACAGATGTAGTCAAAAGAAACACTGATGTCCATGAAATTCATCGAAGAACACATTTCAATGCATTTTCGTTAATCGGACTTCCTAAGAGCATCCATGATCATGA GCGAATAATCTGGCTGGGAGATCTTAACTATCGTATAAATTTGCCATATAATAGAACGCGGGAGCTGATAGCAAAAAAGGACTGGTGTAAGTTGATTGAATATGATCAG CTCAGCAAAGAGTTCAAGAAAGGTCGTGCATTTGATGGGTGGTCTGAAGGTACTTTAAACTTTCCGCCGACTTACAAGTATGAAGTAAACTCAGAAAAGTATTGTGGAGAGGATCCAAAGGCCGGGAGACGTAATCCAGCATG GTGTGATCGAATCCTATCATTCGGGAAGGGAATAAGGCTGTTGCGTTATGGAAGATCTGAACTTAAGTTTTCAGATCATCGACCTGTCTCTGCCACATATATGGTAGAGGTTGAGGTATTTAGCCCGAGGAAGTTGCAACGGGCCCTCACTTTTACTGATGCGGAAATTGCAAAGGAGGAAATTGTCACAAATATGGGATTAGAGAATGGAATGAGCCGATTCATATCAGACCAG GGTGAATCTTGTTGGATGCGGTAA
- the 5PT2 gene encoding inositol-1,4,5-triphosphate-5-phosphatase (The RefSeq protein has 1 substitution compared to this genomic sequence), with protein sequence MRESSRQQHQTQLFWPRVVMRKWLNISAKDSDYSADPDSDVGSDSGSDSDQEFCDWPRQSGLNDAKDGKVGIDDALPKIRRRKSETFRAQYINAKEIRVCVGTWNVAGRFPPEDLELDSWLDVNEPADIYVIGFQEVIPLNAGNIFGAEDNRPISVWEDIIRESLNKVSPVNKFKSFSDPPSPSRFRPSEDAPDIEEEIAFESDSGSEEEIVPINEECNDFVEIKDGCIMEDHKIVKNDVAVLNNTWGLEPINEEFQKQFPSSKKLDRLNCFRPDEEEEETGESNLQFAKKLTKTLSGTERIGLCWPEKPLDLLGQHVSERPGSFKSMKSFKASKSFNTYSSFKLTVNGQNRTQSDANLLAGLDLEALINRKRKPSYVRIVSKQMVGVFLSVWVRRGLRKHIQNLNVSTVGVGVMGYIGNKGSVSVSMSIYQTFFCFVCTHLTSGEKETDVVKRNTDVHEIHRRTHFNAFSLIGLPKSIHDHERIIWLGDLNYRINLPYNRTRELIAKKDWCKLIEYDQLSKEFKKGRAFDGWSEGTLNFPPTYKYEVNSEKYCGEDPKAGRRNPAWCDRILSFGKGIRLLRYGRSELKFSDHRPVSATYMVEVEVFSPRKLQRALTFTDAEIAKEEIVTNMGLENGMSRFISDQGESCWMR encoded by the exons atgagagaGAGCTCAAGGCAACAGCATCAAACTCAG CTTTTTTGGCCGCGAGTGGTGATGCGTAAATGGCTCAATATTAGTGCTAAGGATTCCGATTACAGTGCTGACCCTGACTCTGATGTCGGCTCCGATTCCGGTTCCGATTCCGACCAAG AATTCTGTGACTGGCCGAGGCAGTCGGGGCTGAACGATGCAAAAGACGGGAAAGTTGGAATTGATG ATGCTCTTCCAAAAATAAGAAGGCGAAAATCAGAAACATTTAGGGCACAGTATATTAACGCTAAAGAAATTAG AGTATGTGTCGGCACATGGAACGTTGCAGGAAGATTTCCTCCAGAAGATCTTGAACTTGATAGCTGGTTGGATGTTAATGAGCCTGCTGACATCTATGTGATTGG ATTTCAGGAAGTTATACCTTTAAATGCTGGCAACATATTTGGTGCTGAAGATAACCGCCCAATTTCAGTTTGGGAGGACATCATTCGCGAAAGTCTGAATAAAGTCTCACCAGTGAATAAGTTTAAATCCTTTAGTGATCCTCCTTCTCCATCAAGGTTTAGGCCATCCGAAGATGCCCctgatatagaagaagaaattgcttTTGAATCTGACAGTGGCAGTGAGGAGGAAATTGTCCCAATAAATGAAGAGTGCAATGACTTTGTTGAAATCAAGGATGGATGTATCATGGAGGATCATAAGATTGTGAAAAATGATGTAGCTGTTTTGAACAATACTTGGGGTTTGGAGCCAATCAATGAGGAGTTTCAAAAGCAATTTCCTTCTTCAAAAAAGCTAGACAGGCTGAATTGCTTTAGACCAGACgaggaggaagaagaaacaGGAGAATCAAATTTACAGTTTGccaaaaaattgacaaaaacaCTTAGTGGGACAGAAAGAATTGGTCTTTGCTGGCCAGAGAAACCATTGGATCTTCTGGGCCAACATGTTTCAGAAAGACCTGGTTCCTTCAAATCAATGAAATCATTGAAAGCTTCTAAATCTTTTAACACTTACAGTTCTTTTAAGTTGACTGTTAATGGTCAGAATAGAACACAATCAGATGCAAATCTGCTTGCAGGACTAGACCTTGAAGCTTTGATTAATAGGAAAAGGAAACCATCTTATGTGAGGATTGTGAGCAAGCAAATGGTTGGAGTTTTTCTTAGCGTATGGGTTCGTAGGGGCCTAAGAAAGCATATACAGAATTTGAATGTATCTACAGTCGGTGTTGGAGTAATGGGCTACATAGGTAACAAG GGATCAGTATCTGTGAGCATGTCAATATATCAGACTTTCTTTTGCTTTGTCTGTACTCACCTTACATCGGGTGAGAAGGAGACAGATGTAGTCAAAAGAAACACTGATGTCCATGAAATTCATCGAAGAACACATTTCAATGCATTTTCGTTAATCGGACTTCCTAAGAGCATCCATGATCATGA GCGAATAATCTGGCTGGGAGATCTTAACTATCGTATAAATTTGCCATATAATAGAACGCGGGAGCTGATAGCAAAAAAGGACTGGTGTAAGTTGATTGAATATGATCAG CTCAGCAAAGAGTTCAAGAAAGGTCGTGCATTTGATGGGTGGTCTGAAGGTACTTTAAACTTTCCGCCGACTTACAAGTATGAAGTAAACTCAGAAAAGTATTGTGGAGAGGATCCAAAGGCCGGGAGACGTAATCCAGCATG GTGTGATCGAATCCTATCATTCGGGAAGGGAATAAGGCTGTTGCGTTATGGAAGATCTGAACTTAAGTTTTCAGATCATCGACCTGTCTCTGCCACATATATGGTAGAGGTTGAGGTATTTAGCCCGAGGAAGTTGCAACGGGCCCTCACTTTTACTGATGCGGAAATTGCAAAGGAGGAAATTGTCACAAATATGGGATTAGAGAATGGAATGAGCCGATTCATATCAGACCAG GGTGAATCTTGTTGGATGCGGTAA
- the 5PT2 gene encoding inositol-1,4,5-triphosphate-5-phosphatase isoform X1, which translates to MRESSRQQHQTQRSWAEKLCFGCTCLQLFWPRVVMRKWLNISAKDSDYSADPDSDVGSDSGSDSDQEFCDWPRQSGLNDAKDGKVGIDDALPKIRRRKSETFRAQYINAKEIRVCVGTWNVAGRFPPEDLELDSWLDVNEPADIYVIGFQEVIPLNAGNIFGAEDNRPISVWEDIIRESLNKVSPVNKFKSFSDPPSPSRFRPSEDAPDIEEEIAFESDSGSEEEIVPINEECNDFVEIKDGCIMEDHKIVKNDVAVLNNTWGLEPINEEFQKQFPSSKKLDRLNCFRPDEEEEETGESNLQFAKKLTKTLSGTERIGLCWPEKPLDLLGQHVSERPGSFKSMKSLKASKSFNTYSSFKLTVNGQNRTQSDANLLAGLDLEALINRKRKPSYVRIVSKQMVGVFLSVWVRRGLRKHIQNLNVSTVGVGVMGYIGNKGSVSVSMSIYQTFFCFVCTHLTSGEKETDVVKRNTDVHEIHRRTHFNAFSLIGLPKSIHDHERIIWLGDLNYRINLPYNRTRELIAKKDWCKLIEYDQLSKEFKKGRAFDGWSEGTLNFPPTYKYEVNSEKYCGEDPKAGRRNPAWCDRILSFGKGIRLLRYGRSELKFSDHRPVSATYMVEVEVFSPRKLQRALTFTDAEIAKEEIVTNMGLENGMSRFISDQGESCWMR; encoded by the exons atgagagaGAGCTCAAGGCAACAGCATCAAACTCAG AGAAGTTGGGCTGAAAAATTGTGTTTCGGTTGCACGTGCCTACAGCTTTTTTGGCCGCGAGTGGTGATGCGTAAATGGCTCAATATTAGTGCTAAGGATTCCGATTACAGTGCTGACCCTGACTCTGATGTCGGCTCCGATTCCGGTTCCGATTCCGACCAAG AATTCTGTGACTGGCCGAGGCAGTCGGGGCTGAACGATGCAAAAGACGGGAAAGTTGGAATTGATG ATGCTCTTCCAAAAATAAGAAGGCGAAAATCAGAAACATTTAGGGCACAGTATATTAACGCTAAAGAAATTAG AGTATGTGTCGGCACATGGAACGTTGCAGGAAGATTTCCTCCAGAAGATCTTGAACTTGATAGCTGGTTGGATGTTAATGAGCCTGCTGACATCTATGTGATTGG ATTTCAGGAAGTTATACCTTTAAATGCTGGCAACATATTTGGTGCTGAAGATAACCGCCCAATTTCAGTTTGGGAGGACATCATTCGCGAAAGTCTGAATAAAGTCTCACCAGTGAATAAGTTTAAATCCTTTAGTGATCCTCCTTCTCCATCAAGGTTTAGGCCATCCGAAGATGCCCctgatatagaagaagaaattgcttTTGAATCTGACAGTGGCAGTGAGGAGGAAATTGTCCCAATAAATGAAGAGTGCAATGACTTTGTTGAAATCAAGGATGGATGTATCATGGAGGATCATAAGATTGTGAAAAATGATGTAGCTGTTTTGAACAATACTTGGGGTTTGGAGCCAATCAATGAGGAGTTTCAAAAGCAATTTCCTTCTTCAAAAAAGCTAGACAGGCTGAATTGCTTTAGACCAGACgaggaggaagaagaaacaGGAGAATCAAATTTACAGTTTGccaaaaaattgacaaaaacaCTTAGTGGGACAGAAAGAATTGGTCTTTGCTGGCCAGAGAAACCATTGGATCTTCTGGGCCAACATGTTTCAGAAAGACCTGGTTCCTTCAAATCAATGAAATCATTGAAAGCTTCTAAATCTTTTAACACTTACAGTTCTTTTAAGTTGACTGTTAATGGTCAGAATAGAACACAATCAGATGCAAATCTGCTTGCAGGACTAGACCTTGAAGCTTTGATTAATAGGAAAAGGAAACCATCTTATGTGAGGATTGTGAGCAAGCAAATGGTTGGAGTTTTTCTTAGCGTATGGGTTCGTAGGGGCCTAAGAAAGCATATACAGAATTTGAATGTATCTACAGTCGGTGTTGGAGTAATGGGCTACATAGGTAACAAG GGATCAGTATCTGTGAGCATGTCAATATATCAGACTTTCTTTTGCTTTGTCTGTACTCACCTTACATCGGGTGAGAAGGAGACAGATGTAGTCAAAAGAAACACTGATGTCCATGAAATTCATCGAAGAACACATTTCAATGCATTTTCGTTAATCGGACTTCCTAAGAGCATCCATGATCATGA GCGAATAATCTGGCTGGGAGATCTTAACTATCGTATAAATTTGCCATATAATAGAACGCGGGAGCTGATAGCAAAAAAGGACTGGTGTAAGTTGATTGAATATGATCAG CTCAGCAAAGAGTTCAAGAAAGGTCGTGCATTTGATGGGTGGTCTGAAGGTACTTTAAACTTTCCGCCGACTTACAAGTATGAAGTAAACTCAGAAAAGTATTGTGGAGAGGATCCAAAGGCCGGGAGACGTAATCCAGCATG GTGTGATCGAATCCTATCATTCGGGAAGGGAATAAGGCTGTTGCGTTATGGAAGATCTGAACTTAAGTTTTCAGATCATCGACCTGTCTCTGCCACATATATGGTAGAGGTTGAGGTATTTAGCCCGAGGAAGTTGCAACGGGCCCTCACTTTTACTGATGCGGAAATTGCAAAGGAGGAAATTGTCACAAATATGGGATTAGAGAATGGAATGAGCCGATTCATATCAGACCAG GGTGAATCTTGTTGGATGCGGTAA
- the 5PT2 gene encoding inositol-1,4,5-triphosphate-5-phosphatase isoform X2 → MNDEELQRSWAEKLCFGCTCLQLFWPRVVMRKWLNISAKDSDYSADPDSDVGSDSGSDSDQEFCDWPRQSGLNDAKDGKVGIDDALPKIRRRKSETFRAQYINAKEIRVCVGTWNVAGRFPPEDLELDSWLDVNEPADIYVIGFQEVIPLNAGNIFGAEDNRPISVWEDIIRESLNKVSPVNKFKSFSDPPSPSRFRPSEDAPDIEEEIAFESDSGSEEEIVPINEECNDFVEIKDGCIMEDHKIVKNDVAVLNNTWGLEPINEEFQKQFPSSKKLDRLNCFRPDEEEEETGESNLQFAKKLTKTLSGTERIGLCWPEKPLDLLGQHVSERPGSFKSMKSLKASKSFNTYSSFKLTVNGQNRTQSDANLLAGLDLEALINRKRKPSYVRIVSKQMVGVFLSVWVRRGLRKHIQNLNVSTVGVGVMGYIGNKGSVSVSMSIYQTFFCFVCTHLTSGEKETDVVKRNTDVHEIHRRTHFNAFSLIGLPKSIHDHERIIWLGDLNYRINLPYNRTRELIAKKDWCKLIEYDQLSKEFKKGRAFDGWSEGTLNFPPTYKYEVNSEKYCGEDPKAGRRNPAWCDRILSFGKGIRLLRYGRSELKFSDHRPVSATYMVEVEVFSPRKLQRALTFTDAEIAKEEIVTNMGLENGMSRFISDQGESCWMR, encoded by the exons ATGAGGAATTGCAGAGAAGTTGGGCTGAAAAATTGTGTTTCGGTTGCACGTGCCTACAGCTTTTTTGGCCGCGAGTGGTGATGCGTAAATGGCTCAATATTAGTGCTAAGGATTCCGATTACAGTGCTGACCCTGACTCTGATGTCGGCTCCGATTCCGGTTCCGATTCCGACCAAG AATTCTGTGACTGGCCGAGGCAGTCGGGGCTGAACGATGCAAAAGACGGGAAAGTTGGAATTGATG ATGCTCTTCCAAAAATAAGAAGGCGAAAATCAGAAACATTTAGGGCACAGTATATTAACGCTAAAGAAATTAG AGTATGTGTCGGCACATGGAACGTTGCAGGAAGATTTCCTCCAGAAGATCTTGAACTTGATAGCTGGTTGGATGTTAATGAGCCTGCTGACATCTATGTGATTGG ATTTCAGGAAGTTATACCTTTAAATGCTGGCAACATATTTGGTGCTGAAGATAACCGCCCAATTTCAGTTTGGGAGGACATCATTCGCGAAAGTCTGAATAAAGTCTCACCAGTGAATAAGTTTAAATCCTTTAGTGATCCTCCTTCTCCATCAAGGTTTAGGCCATCCGAAGATGCCCctgatatagaagaagaaattgcttTTGAATCTGACAGTGGCAGTGAGGAGGAAATTGTCCCAATAAATGAAGAGTGCAATGACTTTGTTGAAATCAAGGATGGATGTATCATGGAGGATCATAAGATTGTGAAAAATGATGTAGCTGTTTTGAACAATACTTGGGGTTTGGAGCCAATCAATGAGGAGTTTCAAAAGCAATTTCCTTCTTCAAAAAAGCTAGACAGGCTGAATTGCTTTAGACCAGACgaggaggaagaagaaacaGGAGAATCAAATTTACAGTTTGccaaaaaattgacaaaaacaCTTAGTGGGACAGAAAGAATTGGTCTTTGCTGGCCAGAGAAACCATTGGATCTTCTGGGCCAACATGTTTCAGAAAGACCTGGTTCCTTCAAATCAATGAAATCATTGAAAGCTTCTAAATCTTTTAACACTTACAGTTCTTTTAAGTTGACTGTTAATGGTCAGAATAGAACACAATCAGATGCAAATCTGCTTGCAGGACTAGACCTTGAAGCTTTGATTAATAGGAAAAGGAAACCATCTTATGTGAGGATTGTGAGCAAGCAAATGGTTGGAGTTTTTCTTAGCGTATGGGTTCGTAGGGGCCTAAGAAAGCATATACAGAATTTGAATGTATCTACAGTCGGTGTTGGAGTAATGGGCTACATAGGTAACAAG GGATCAGTATCTGTGAGCATGTCAATATATCAGACTTTCTTTTGCTTTGTCTGTACTCACCTTACATCGGGTGAGAAGGAGACAGATGTAGTCAAAAGAAACACTGATGTCCATGAAATTCATCGAAGAACACATTTCAATGCATTTTCGTTAATCGGACTTCCTAAGAGCATCCATGATCATGA GCGAATAATCTGGCTGGGAGATCTTAACTATCGTATAAATTTGCCATATAATAGAACGCGGGAGCTGATAGCAAAAAAGGACTGGTGTAAGTTGATTGAATATGATCAG CTCAGCAAAGAGTTCAAGAAAGGTCGTGCATTTGATGGGTGGTCTGAAGGTACTTTAAACTTTCCGCCGACTTACAAGTATGAAGTAAACTCAGAAAAGTATTGTGGAGAGGATCCAAAGGCCGGGAGACGTAATCCAGCATG GTGTGATCGAATCCTATCATTCGGGAAGGGAATAAGGCTGTTGCGTTATGGAAGATCTGAACTTAAGTTTTCAGATCATCGACCTGTCTCTGCCACATATATGGTAGAGGTTGAGGTATTTAGCCCGAGGAAGTTGCAACGGGCCCTCACTTTTACTGATGCGGAAATTGCAAAGGAGGAAATTGTCACAAATATGGGATTAGAGAATGGAATGAGCCGATTCATATCAGACCAG GGTGAATCTTGTTGGATGCGGTAA
- the 5PT2 gene encoding inositol-1,4,5-triphosphate-5-phosphatase isoform X4, whose translation MRKWLNISAKDSDYSADPDSDVGSDSGSDSDQEFCDWPRQSGLNDAKDGKVGIDDALPKIRRRKSETFRAQYINAKEIRVCVGTWNVAGRFPPEDLELDSWLDVNEPADIYVIGFQEVIPLNAGNIFGAEDNRPISVWEDIIRESLNKVSPVNKFKSFSDPPSPSRFRPSEDAPDIEEEIAFESDSGSEEEIVPINEECNDFVEIKDGCIMEDHKIVKNDVAVLNNTWGLEPINEEFQKQFPSSKKLDRLNCFRPDEEEEETGESNLQFAKKLTKTLSGTERIGLCWPEKPLDLLGQHVSERPGSFKSMKSLKASKSFNTYSSFKLTVNGQNRTQSDANLLAGLDLEALINRKRKPSYVRIVSKQMVGVFLSVWVRRGLRKHIQNLNVSTVGVGVMGYIGNKGSVSVSMSIYQTFFCFVCTHLTSGEKETDVVKRNTDVHEIHRRTHFNAFSLIGLPKSIHDHERIIWLGDLNYRINLPYNRTRELIAKKDWCKLIEYDQLSKEFKKGRAFDGWSEGTLNFPPTYKYEVNSEKYCGEDPKAGRRNPAWCDRILSFGKGIRLLRYGRSELKFSDHRPVSATYMVEVEVFSPRKLQRALTFTDAEIAKEEIVTNMGLENGMSRFISDQGESCWMR comes from the exons ATGCGTAAATGGCTCAATATTAGTGCTAAGGATTCCGATTACAGTGCTGACCCTGACTCTGATGTCGGCTCCGATTCCGGTTCCGATTCCGACCAAG AATTCTGTGACTGGCCGAGGCAGTCGGGGCTGAACGATGCAAAAGACGGGAAAGTTGGAATTGATG ATGCTCTTCCAAAAATAAGAAGGCGAAAATCAGAAACATTTAGGGCACAGTATATTAACGCTAAAGAAATTAG AGTATGTGTCGGCACATGGAACGTTGCAGGAAGATTTCCTCCAGAAGATCTTGAACTTGATAGCTGGTTGGATGTTAATGAGCCTGCTGACATCTATGTGATTGG ATTTCAGGAAGTTATACCTTTAAATGCTGGCAACATATTTGGTGCTGAAGATAACCGCCCAATTTCAGTTTGGGAGGACATCATTCGCGAAAGTCTGAATAAAGTCTCACCAGTGAATAAGTTTAAATCCTTTAGTGATCCTCCTTCTCCATCAAGGTTTAGGCCATCCGAAGATGCCCctgatatagaagaagaaattgcttTTGAATCTGACAGTGGCAGTGAGGAGGAAATTGTCCCAATAAATGAAGAGTGCAATGACTTTGTTGAAATCAAGGATGGATGTATCATGGAGGATCATAAGATTGTGAAAAATGATGTAGCTGTTTTGAACAATACTTGGGGTTTGGAGCCAATCAATGAGGAGTTTCAAAAGCAATTTCCTTCTTCAAAAAAGCTAGACAGGCTGAATTGCTTTAGACCAGACgaggaggaagaagaaacaGGAGAATCAAATTTACAGTTTGccaaaaaattgacaaaaacaCTTAGTGGGACAGAAAGAATTGGTCTTTGCTGGCCAGAGAAACCATTGGATCTTCTGGGCCAACATGTTTCAGAAAGACCTGGTTCCTTCAAATCAATGAAATCATTGAAAGCTTCTAAATCTTTTAACACTTACAGTTCTTTTAAGTTGACTGTTAATGGTCAGAATAGAACACAATCAGATGCAAATCTGCTTGCAGGACTAGACCTTGAAGCTTTGATTAATAGGAAAAGGAAACCATCTTATGTGAGGATTGTGAGCAAGCAAATGGTTGGAGTTTTTCTTAGCGTATGGGTTCGTAGGGGCCTAAGAAAGCATATACAGAATTTGAATGTATCTACAGTCGGTGTTGGAGTAATGGGCTACATAGGTAACAAG GGATCAGTATCTGTGAGCATGTCAATATATCAGACTTTCTTTTGCTTTGTCTGTACTCACCTTACATCGGGTGAGAAGGAGACAGATGTAGTCAAAAGAAACACTGATGTCCATGAAATTCATCGAAGAACACATTTCAATGCATTTTCGTTAATCGGACTTCCTAAGAGCATCCATGATCATGA GCGAATAATCTGGCTGGGAGATCTTAACTATCGTATAAATTTGCCATATAATAGAACGCGGGAGCTGATAGCAAAAAAGGACTGGTGTAAGTTGATTGAATATGATCAG CTCAGCAAAGAGTTCAAGAAAGGTCGTGCATTTGATGGGTGGTCTGAAGGTACTTTAAACTTTCCGCCGACTTACAAGTATGAAGTAAACTCAGAAAAGTATTGTGGAGAGGATCCAAAGGCCGGGAGACGTAATCCAGCATG GTGTGATCGAATCCTATCATTCGGGAAGGGAATAAGGCTGTTGCGTTATGGAAGATCTGAACTTAAGTTTTCAGATCATCGACCTGTCTCTGCCACATATATGGTAGAGGTTGAGGTATTTAGCCCGAGGAAGTTGCAACGGGCCCTCACTTTTACTGATGCGGAAATTGCAAAGGAGGAAATTGTCACAAATATGGGATTAGAGAATGGAATGAGCCGATTCATATCAGACCAG GGTGAATCTTGTTGGATGCGGTAA